In one window of Halomarina pelagica DNA:
- a CDS encoding VOC family protein: MLMVTDLEESTAFYRDIVGLNVDREADGNVEFDTGQATLVLESDFEEDVLDAFGLDAPGDERGRGVVVAIEVDGPGTVDDICELVPTERMRLEPTDVDWGRRMAILSDPDDYAVEISAPL, translated from the coding sequence CTGCTGATGGTCACCGACCTCGAGGAGTCGACAGCGTTCTACCGGGACATCGTGGGACTGAATGTGGACCGCGAAGCTGACGGGAACGTGGAGTTCGACACCGGACAGGCGACGCTCGTGCTTGAATCTGACTTCGAGGAGGACGTACTCGACGCGTTCGGCCTAGACGCTCCTGGCGACGAGCGGGGTCGGGGGGTCGTTGTCGCCATCGAGGTCGACGGGCCGGGAACCGTCGACGACATTTGCGAGTTGGTCCCCACTGAGAGGATGCGCCTCGAACCGACGGATGTCGACTGGGGCCGCCGAATGGCTATTCTCTCGGACCCGGACGACTACGCCGTCGAGATCTCGGCACCGCTGTAA
- a CDS encoding alpha/beta hydrolase: protein MRAKEPHPEIQAFIDEAADAPAFNEMSIEEVRGMTVEVFSVEDPDPVGEVVDRTILGEGGDLPIRTYVPEGEGPFPVTMFFHGGGFVSGSLESHDQLCRALANATGAAVVAVDYRLAPEHPFPAAVEDAYTATQWVAENADEFEGDASRLAVAGDSAGGNLAAVVAQMTRDRDGPDLQYQLLLYPTVSSHMDWPSVEENGQGYFITAEDLEWFDDQYFENDIDAMNVYASPLLAAELEDLPPATVVTAGFDPLRDQGVAYAERLEEAGVEVTHRHYDDVIHAFVQMATKPFSFERSAEAFDDAGADLRDALVE, encoded by the coding sequence ATGCGTGCGAAAGAGCCACATCCAGAGATTCAGGCATTCATCGACGAGGCGGCGGACGCGCCGGCGTTCAACGAGATGAGCATCGAGGAGGTACGGGGGATGACCGTCGAGGTGTTCTCCGTCGAGGACCCCGACCCGGTCGGCGAGGTCGTCGACCGGACGATTCTCGGGGAGGGAGGAGACCTGCCAATTCGCACCTACGTCCCGGAGGGCGAGGGGCCGTTCCCGGTGACGATGTTCTTCCACGGTGGCGGGTTCGTCTCGGGGAGCCTGGAGAGCCACGACCAACTGTGCAGGGCGCTGGCGAACGCGACCGGCGCGGCGGTCGTCGCCGTCGACTATCGCCTCGCGCCGGAGCATCCGTTCCCTGCGGCCGTCGAGGACGCGTACACCGCGACGCAGTGGGTTGCGGAGAACGCCGACGAGTTCGAGGGGGACGCGAGTCGACTCGCCGTCGCGGGCGACTCTGCAGGCGGGAACCTCGCGGCCGTCGTCGCCCAAATGACTCGCGACCGTGACGGCCCCGACCTCCAGTACCAGTTGCTCCTCTACCCGACGGTGTCATCCCACATGGACTGGCCGTCGGTCGAGGAGAACGGCCAGGGATATTTCATCACGGCCGAGGACCTTGAGTGGTTCGACGACCAGTACTTCGAGAACGACATCGACGCGATGAACGTCTACGCCTCGCCGCTGCTGGCAGCCGAATTGGAGGACCTCCCGCCCGCGACGGTCGTGACCGCCGGGTTCGACCCGTTGCGCGACCAGGGCGTCGCGTACGCGGAAAGGCTGGAAGAGGCCGGCGTCGAGGTGACCCATCGCCACTACGACGACGTCATCCACGCGTTCGTCCAGATGGCGACCAAGCCATTCAGCTTCGAGCGCTCCGCCGAGGCGTTCGACGACGCTGGAGCCGACCTCCGCGACGCACTGGTAGAATGA
- a CDS encoding CTP-dependent riboflavin kinase: MSFEIKGAVTSGFGRGEEFVSLQGYARQFEEKLGYEPYPGTLNLNLPRPVTDELDGLQPVYIEEWSNAGRSFGGVDCYPTEMVNSDAFVRVHTIVPRRTDHDASTIELISPVGLRARYDLSDDDCVSIRVSSSDGGASNGT; the protein is encoded by the coding sequence ATGTCGTTCGAGATCAAGGGAGCCGTGACGAGTGGGTTCGGTCGGGGCGAGGAGTTCGTCTCACTACAGGGGTACGCACGTCAGTTCGAGGAGAAGCTGGGCTACGAGCCGTACCCTGGCACGCTGAACCTCAACCTCCCACGCCCCGTGACGGACGAACTCGACGGCCTCCAACCAGTCTACATCGAGGAGTGGAGCAACGCCGGCCGGTCGTTCGGCGGTGTCGACTGCTATCCCACTGAGATGGTCAACAGCGACGCTTTCGTCCGGGTGCACACCATCGTTCCGCGGCGAACCGACCACGACGCGTCGACGATAGAACTCATCTCTCCCGTCGGACTGCGGGCTCGCTACGACCTGAGCGACGATGACTGTGTGTCGATTCGCGTATCATCGAGCGACGGCGGTGCGTCGAACGGGACGTAA
- a CDS encoding HIT family protein translates to MQWVNRDRDEEADDSSCTFCALPKRGDDRGTNVVARSEHVYVLLNNMPYNPGHLMVIPYDHGGKFHVLDEATVVDCIRTAQTAIAALNDALSPGGYNVGFNVGNAGGASIADHLHMHVIPRWESDTSFLPLTANTAVVEEAVAETYDRVSAALLDRELARPHPERDSVLLAGE, encoded by the coding sequence ATGCAATGGGTGAACCGGGACCGTGACGAGGAGGCCGACGACTCATCGTGTACGTTCTGCGCGCTCCCGAAGCGAGGCGACGACCGAGGGACCAACGTCGTCGCCCGGAGCGAACACGTCTACGTCTTGTTGAACAACATGCCGTACAACCCAGGGCACCTGATGGTGATTCCATACGACCACGGCGGCAAGTTCCATGTGCTCGACGAGGCGACGGTCGTCGACTGCATACGGACGGCCCAGACCGCCATTGCGGCACTTAACGACGCGCTATCGCCAGGCGGGTACAACGTCGGGTTCAACGTCGGCAACGCCGGCGGTGCCTCCATCGCCGACCACCTCCACATGCACGTCATCCCGCGGTGGGAGAGCGACACGAGTTTCCTCCCGCTCACGGCGAACACGGCGGTCGTCGAAGAGGCGGTCGCCGAGACGTACGACCGGGTGTCGGCGGCCCTACTCGACCGCGAACTGGCCCGGCCTCACCCAGAACGCGACTCCGTGCTACTAGCCGGCGAGTAG
- the ribB gene encoding 3,4-dihydroxy-2-butanone-4-phosphate synthase translates to MWSDTLLPDSYSYPQKEVKDGLDDAVEAFGHGEPVLVHDDDDRKNEIDLVYPAHAVTPSDVARLRNDAGGLICVALAHDVAEVFDLPFLHDAVDHPAGRSPAIAYDDRSSFSLTVNHRDTFTGVVDNDRARTIAELGEAARDPDAVDFATEFDTPGHVQLLKAAPELLDDRQGHTELGIALADLAGVPPAVVVCEMLDDQTGGALSRSGAESYARDNDAVFLNGGTIVDKLDG, encoded by the coding sequence ATGTGGAGTGACACCCTGCTCCCGGACAGTTACAGCTATCCACAGAAAGAGGTCAAGGACGGACTGGACGACGCTGTCGAGGCGTTCGGTCACGGAGAACCGGTCCTCGTCCACGACGACGATGATCGCAAGAACGAGATCGACCTAGTGTACCCCGCTCACGCCGTCACCCCCTCTGACGTCGCGCGACTGCGCAACGACGCGGGCGGCCTCATCTGCGTCGCCCTCGCGCACGATGTCGCGGAGGTGTTCGACCTGCCGTTCCTTCACGACGCCGTCGACCATCCCGCCGGGAGGTCGCCAGCAATCGCGTACGACGACCGCTCGTCGTTCTCGCTGACGGTGAACCACCGCGACACGTTCACCGGTGTCGTGGACAACGACCGGGCGCGCACCATCGCCGAACTCGGCGAGGCGGCACGCGACCCCGACGCCGTCGACTTCGCGACCGAGTTCGACACGCCCGGCCACGTCCAGCTGCTGAAGGCAGCGCCGGAACTCCTCGACGACCGGCAGGGACACACGGAACTCGGCATCGCGCTGGCCGACCTCGCCGGTGTGCCCCCGGCGGTCGTGGTCTGTGAGATGCTCGACGACCAGACGGGCGGGGCACTCTCCCGCTCCGGCGCCGAGTCGTACGCCCGGGACAACGACGCGGTGTTCCTGAACGGCGGGACGATAGTCGACAAACTAGACGGCTGA